The Fictibacillus arsenicus genome contains a region encoding:
- a CDS encoding MFS transporter — MNYRTFVASQSILMTASSMVFPFYLLLIRNIGDSYSQFGLAYGLFALTAALIHPIIGRLSDRIGDRSLLLLYTWGMAGVMIIVPLIETISALYILQIIMGILGAVQKTTEKTALARQTAGKHTGQKIGNYHLWTSVWGAAAVMATGYLIDFLTIGSLFYIASFLYMISAVILMRSDYILTDQMKEKPVQP; from the coding sequence ATGAACTATCGAACATTCGTAGCATCGCAGAGTATTTTAATGACGGCTAGCTCTATGGTGTTTCCTTTTTATTTGCTTCTTATAAGGAATATTGGTGACAGCTACTCGCAATTTGGATTGGCTTATGGACTCTTTGCACTTACAGCAGCACTGATTCATCCTATAATCGGAAGACTATCAGATAGAATAGGAGACCGTTCATTATTGCTGTTATATACGTGGGGGATGGCTGGAGTAATGATTATTGTTCCGCTTATTGAAACCATCTCAGCGCTTTATATTTTACAAATCATAATGGGTATTTTAGGAGCGGTACAGAAAACCACTGAAAAGACAGCTCTTGCAAGGCAAACAGCTGGAAAACATACTGGACAGAAAATAGGAAACTACCATTTATGGACGAGTGTATGGGGAGCTGCTGCGGTAATGGCAACTGGATATTTAATAGATTTCCTGACGATTGGAAGCCTTTTTTATATCGCTTCATTCTTATATATGATATCTGCTGTGATCTTAATGAGATCTGATTACATTTTGACGGACCAAATGAAAGAAAAGCCCGTGCAGCCATAA
- a CDS encoding transporter suffix domain-containing protein — translation MKKKTGIIFIILSFVLWIFIPIIPFLSFSAAAKTGIVSGLFIGGEVFFWLGALLAGKDIVKKFIQKYWRKKEREDDLS, via the coding sequence ATGAAAAAGAAAACTGGAATTATATTTATCATACTCTCATTTGTCCTATGGATTTTTATTCCCATTATTCCCTTTTTATCATTTAGTGCTGCTGCCAAGACAGGCATCGTGAGTGGATTATTTATTGGAGGAGAAGTCTTCTTCTGGCTAGGTGCGCTTTTAGCCGGGAAAGACATTGTGAAAAAGTTTATCCAAAAATATTGGCGTAAGAAAGAAAGAGAGGATGATCTCTCTTAA
- a CDS encoding NUDIX hydrolase: MKKELVYQSKDKEIEVFEDEFGKITLKEIPHEAAVMVALENNSLILISQFRPAVEEIIIQLPGGGINVNEEPGEAAKRELLEETGIVCGDAMFLGSIQPSACYSNCVTHVYFTKDILEYRSQKLEKKEASIQAFHIPIERAFRNIEQGIWKDSELAHGLLLARLKGLI, from the coding sequence TTGAAGAAAGAACTTGTATATCAAAGCAAAGATAAAGAGATAGAAGTTTTTGAAGATGAGTTTGGCAAGATTACTTTAAAAGAGATACCACACGAAGCAGCTGTAATGGTTGCCCTTGAAAATAATAGTTTAATATTGATCAGTCAGTTTCGGCCAGCGGTAGAAGAAATTATCATCCAGCTTCCAGGCGGGGGTATAAACGTTAATGAAGAACCTGGGGAAGCAGCGAAACGTGAGCTGCTTGAAGAAACTGGTATTGTATGCGGGGATGCTATGTTTTTAGGCAGCATTCAGCCGAGTGCTTGCTACAGTAATTGCGTTACACATGTATATTTTACGAAAGACATTCTTGAATATAGGTCGCAGAAACTGGAGAAAAAAGAAGCTTCTATTCAAGCTTTTCATATTCCTATAGAGCGGGCCTTTCGCAATATTGAGCAAGGCATCTGGAAAGATAGTGAGCTGGCGCATGGATTGCTGCTTGCACGATTGAAGGGATTGATCTAA
- a CDS encoding HIT family protein: protein MSCLGCDLANAKMPVHTVYEDELVRCFLDIDPFNEGHTLILLKRHVRELIELTHQETLAVMNAAKLISEKLNTCLKPDGITINQNGGKFSDLTHFHMHVIPRYENDGFTWSESTIQDGAHKRLAETADKLHGV, encoded by the coding sequence ATGAGTTGCCTAGGGTGCGATTTAGCAAATGCTAAAATGCCTGTACATACCGTATATGAAGATGAACTTGTTCGTTGTTTTCTGGACATTGATCCTTTTAATGAAGGGCATACATTAATATTACTGAAAAGACACGTAAGAGAACTTATTGAATTAACGCACCAAGAAACACTTGCCGTTATGAATGCAGCCAAACTGATCTCTGAAAAGTTAAACACTTGTTTAAAACCGGATGGGATTACAATTAACCAAAATGGGGGAAAATTTAGTGATCTGACTCACTTTCACATGCATGTTATTCCAAGGTATGAAAATGACGGGTTTACGTGGAGTGAATCAACGATTCAGGATGGTGCTCATAAGAGATTAGCTGAAACAGCGGATAAGCTACATGGAGTCTAA
- a CDS encoding aldo/keto reductase, protein MVTSVHDRAVLHNGVQMPWVGLGVYKAEDGDEVIQSIKWALDAGYRSIDTASLYNNEAGVGQAIAESDVPREDLFITTKVWNSDQGFDETLAAFDASLERLGLEYVDLYLIHWPVPGKYKETWKALEKIYNEGRAKAIGVSNFKQHHLEDLIADAEIKPMVNQVEYHPRLTQEDLLTYCKQQGIQLEAWRPLLKGEIFEEPTLVEIADKHNKTAAQIILRWDLQNGVVTIPKSITQHRIEENIDIYDFELTNEDMTRISALNQDKRNGADPDDPEFYKQFE, encoded by the coding sequence ATGGTTACGAGTGTTCATGATCGAGCGGTGCTGCATAACGGTGTTCAAATGCCTTGGGTTGGTTTAGGTGTTTATAAAGCAGAAGATGGTGATGAAGTCATCCAGTCCATTAAATGGGCACTTGATGCAGGGTATAGAAGCATCGACACAGCCAGTCTTTATAACAATGAAGCAGGAGTCGGGCAAGCTATCGCTGAGTCAGATGTACCGAGAGAAGACCTTTTTATCACGACAAAGGTCTGGAACTCAGATCAAGGGTTTGACGAAACACTAGCGGCTTTTGATGCCAGTTTAGAAAGGCTTGGACTGGAATATGTTGACCTTTACCTCATACACTGGCCTGTTCCTGGCAAGTATAAGGAAACATGGAAAGCTCTTGAGAAGATTTATAACGAGGGCCGAGCAAAGGCTATTGGTGTAAGTAACTTCAAGCAGCATCATCTTGAAGATCTAATAGCAGATGCAGAGATTAAGCCGATGGTGAACCAGGTGGAATATCATCCTCGTCTGACACAAGAAGATCTTTTAACATACTGCAAACAGCAGGGAATACAGCTTGAGGCTTGGCGTCCGTTGCTAAAAGGTGAAATTTTTGAGGAACCAACTTTAGTAGAAATTGCTGATAAGCACAATAAAACCGCTGCACAGATCATTTTAAGATGGGATCTCCAAAATGGAGTTGTAACGATTCCAAAATCGATAACGCAACACCGTATTGAAGAAAATATTGATATTTATGATTTTGAGCTGACGAATGAAGATATGACGCGGATCTCCGCCCTTAATCAGGACAAGCGGAACGGTGCTGATCCTGACGATCCAGAATTTTATAAGCAGTTTGAATAA
- a CDS encoding type 1 glutamine amidotransferase domain-containing protein, whose amino-acid sequence MSKRVLIVVTNHQNIGNNKTGLWLEEFAVPYNEFRDKGYDITVKSIKGGSIPLDPNSLEEVEQDQYKEALSLLEDTAELSADDAVSYDAIFLPGGHGTVFDFPKSDALKEVVSQMAQTNKVIGSVCHGPAGLTTATLKDGSSIVKGKIVTAFTDEEEEEMQLTKEVPFLLETKLRELGAEFQRAGKWEDFAVTDGNLVTGQNPQSSRSVALRMIEVLDKK is encoded by the coding sequence ATGTCAAAACGCGTATTGATTGTCGTAACAAACCACCAAAATATCGGAAATAACAAAACAGGTCTCTGGCTCGAAGAGTTTGCAGTCCCTTATAATGAATTTCGTGATAAAGGATATGACATTACAGTCAAAAGTATTAAAGGCGGCAGTATTCCTTTAGATCCCAACAGCTTAGAAGAAGTCGAACAAGATCAATATAAGGAGGCATTATCACTTCTGGAGGATACAGCTGAACTTAGTGCAGACGATGCAGTAAGTTATGATGCGATCTTCTTGCCTGGCGGTCATGGAACAGTCTTTGATTTCCCGAAAAGTGATGCGCTAAAAGAAGTGGTAAGCCAGATGGCGCAGACAAATAAGGTGATCGGCAGTGTTTGTCACGGACCTGCTGGACTTACAACAGCGACACTGAAAGATGGATCTTCTATTGTAAAAGGAAAGATCGTTACAGCCTTTACCGATGAAGAGGAAGAAGAAATGCAGCTTACGAAAGAAGTGCCATTCTTGCTCGAAACAAAACTTCGTGAGCTTGGTGCAGAATTTCAGAGAGCTGGTAAATGGGAAGATTTTGCCGTTACAGATGGAAATCTTGTTACCGGACAAAACCCGCAGTCCAGCAGAAGTGTAGCGCTTCGCATGATCGAAGTCCTTGATAAGAAGTAA
- a CDS encoding alpha/beta fold hydrolase: protein MGYYIRVEENVRIYVEDVNPGAEKTILFIHGWPANHKLFEYQFNQLPSMGFRCIGIDLRGFGKSDKPYSGYSYDRLADDIYAVVQTLKLRDFTLVGHSVGGAISIRYMARHNSFGVSKLALLGAAAPSFTKRADFPFGHTVEEVNTFISDTYKDRPKMLQGFGDIFFFKYVTAPFSDWFFQLGLEAAGYSTAAVLGSLRDESLFSDLGKIQVPTLILHGVHDQVCPYPLALAMQKGIRNSKLVPINNSGHGLFWEEWEEVNREIVQFIG, encoded by the coding sequence GTGGGGTACTATATTAGAGTTGAGGAGAACGTCAGGATTTATGTGGAAGATGTTAACCCTGGCGCTGAAAAAACAATTCTTTTTATTCATGGATGGCCTGCGAATCACAAGCTGTTTGAGTATCAGTTTAATCAGCTGCCATCGATGGGTTTTAGATGTATCGGCATTGACCTTAGAGGATTCGGCAAGTCCGATAAACCGTACTCGGGCTATTCATATGATCGATTGGCAGATGATATTTATGCAGTTGTTCAGACATTGAAATTACGGGATTTCACGCTTGTCGGGCACTCTGTTGGTGGGGCGATTTCAATCAGGTATATGGCAAGACATAATAGCTTTGGGGTTTCAAAACTTGCTTTGCTTGGTGCTGCAGCTCCTAGTTTTACGAAGCGCGCTGATTTCCCATTCGGTCATACCGTTGAAGAAGTTAACACTTTTATCTCTGATACGTATAAAGATCGGCCTAAAATGCTTCAAGGATTCGGTGATATTTTTTTCTTTAAATATGTAACGGCTCCTTTTTCCGACTGGTTCTTTCAGTTAGGTTTAGAAGCTGCAGGATATTCGACTGCAGCAGTCTTAGGCTCTTTGCGTGATGAATCGCTTTTTTCTGATCTAGGTAAAATTCAAGTCCCGACCCTTATTCTGCATGGTGTTCATGATCAGGTTTGTCCATATCCTTTAGCTTTGGCGATGCAGAAAGGAATACGAAATTCCAAACTTGTTCCGATAAATAACAGCGGTCATGGGCTGTTCTGGGAAGAGTGGGAAGAAGTTAACAGAGAAATTGTCCAGTTTATTGGATAA
- a CDS encoding GNAT family N-acetyltransferase yields the protein MKIELKKVTRDNWEEALGLRVKEEQSKFAPIPAVSLAKVIKPDGPDVEYLPFAIYAEDKMVGFIMHAYEKETSDMYWINGFIIDKKYQGIGYGRAAIIEMIAWIRKSFNQCCEIRITVYQDNHHAKKLYESLGFIKTTLMSGEEEVWRLPLEKAMRKKSTK from the coding sequence ATGAAGATAGAGTTAAAAAAAGTAACTCGCGACAATTGGGAAGAAGCATTAGGACTGCGTGTAAAGGAAGAACAAAGCAAGTTTGCACCGATTCCTGCTGTATCACTAGCCAAAGTTATTAAGCCAGACGGACCTGATGTTGAGTATCTGCCCTTTGCCATCTATGCTGAAGATAAAATGGTTGGTTTTATTATGCATGCATATGAAAAAGAAACATCAGATATGTACTGGATTAACGGGTTTATCATTGATAAAAAATATCAAGGAATCGGCTATGGAAGGGCAGCTATTATTGAAATGATCGCTTGGATCAGAAAGTCATTTAATCAGTGCTGCGAGATCCGGATAACCGTATATCAGGATAATCATCATGCAAAAAAGCTATATGAGAGTTTAGGATTCATTAAGACCACTCTAATGTCTGGAGAGGAAGAAGTGTGGCGTTTGCCTTTGGAAAAAGCTATGCGTAAAAAGAGTACAAAATAA
- a CDS encoding DUF421 domain-containing protein yields MDFYQAQENLLAIEWILRAIVAFFFMLFAVKLMGQRSFSQLRLLDFIMALIFGNIIAHPLSDQHLGLKGSLITMSVLVILYVTTTMTGLHWHPLRKLIDPAPIPLVKNGQILYKNLKKARISMDVLFSELRKHRVIDIQEVALALFESNGTITSFLQPQYQTVIQKDINLPPKPFDYPQVVIKEGKINQQELLETGKNEAWLLDQIQKQNTILPDILLATLDHHEHLHVMYYK; encoded by the coding sequence CTGGATTTTTATCAAGCTCAAGAGAATTTATTGGCGATCGAATGGATTCTAAGGGCAATCGTTGCCTTTTTCTTTATGCTGTTTGCTGTAAAATTGATGGGACAACGATCTTTTTCACAGCTTCGTTTATTAGATTTCATTATGGCTCTCATCTTTGGAAACATCATTGCCCATCCGCTTTCTGACCAGCATCTTGGGCTTAAAGGTTCTCTTATCACAATGTCCGTTCTTGTTATTCTTTATGTGACTACAACCATGACTGGCCTTCATTGGCACCCGCTAAGAAAATTAATAGATCCGGCACCTATTCCGTTAGTAAAGAATGGACAAATTTTATATAAGAACTTAAAAAAAGCCCGAATTTCAATGGATGTTTTATTTTCTGAACTGCGAAAACATAGGGTAATAGATATTCAAGAAGTCGCACTCGCTTTGTTTGAATCCAATGGCACCATTACTTCATTTTTACAGCCGCAATACCAAACCGTTATTCAAAAAGATATAAACTTGCCGCCAAAGCCATTCGATTATCCTCAGGTTGTCATTAAAGAAGGAAAAATCAATCAACAAGAACTTTTGGAAACAGGAAAAAATGAGGCTTGGCTGTTAGATCAAATTCAAAAACAGAATACTATACTGCCTGATATTCTGCTCGCAACACTCGATCATCATGAACACCTTCACGTGATGTATTACAAGTAA
- the sfnG gene encoding dimethylsulfone monooxygenase SfnG, whose amino-acid sequence MSELKFAYWVPNVSGGLVVSKLPQETDWTFEANKRYAQIAEESGFDFALLQTRFFASYGAEYQLEAATLAAALASVTKKINLISAVHPGLWHPGVYAKMMATLDNISGGRAAINVVSGWFKGEFTGYGEPWLEHDERYRRSEEFIRVIRSLWTEEETTFKGDFYRINGAPLKPKPVQKPTPPIFQGGNSKAAKEMAARVSDWYFMNGNTTEGFKNQIEEVKALAKKEGRTLKYAANGFVIVRDTEEEAVQVLRDIVSNADVEAVEGFGEAVKEAGQSSKEKEGMWANSTFEDLVQYNDGFKTGLIGTPEQVADRIIELKQLGVDLVLTAFLHYEKDLKDFGEKVIPLVKEKETRLKEEGVLV is encoded by the coding sequence ATGAGTGAGTTGAAATTTGCGTATTGGGTACCGAATGTAAGCGGAGGTTTGGTCGTATCTAAGCTGCCGCAGGAAACAGACTGGACATTTGAAGCGAATAAACGTTATGCACAAATCGCGGAGGAATCAGGATTTGACTTTGCACTTCTTCAGACGCGATTCTTTGCCAGCTATGGTGCAGAATATCAGCTGGAGGCGGCTACACTTGCAGCAGCACTGGCAAGTGTAACGAAAAAGATTAATCTTATTTCAGCCGTTCATCCTGGTCTATGGCATCCTGGTGTTTATGCGAAAATGATGGCTACACTGGATAATATCTCTGGTGGCCGTGCTGCGATTAACGTAGTAAGCGGCTGGTTTAAAGGCGAGTTTACAGGCTACGGGGAACCGTGGCTGGAGCATGACGAACGATATCGCCGTTCTGAAGAATTTATTAGAGTTATAAGAAGTCTTTGGACAGAAGAAGAGACAACTTTTAAAGGTGATTTTTACAGAATAAATGGCGCTCCTTTGAAGCCGAAACCTGTTCAAAAGCCAACCCCTCCAATCTTTCAAGGAGGAAACTCAAAAGCTGCTAAAGAAATGGCAGCGAGAGTTTCAGATTGGTATTTTATGAACGGCAACACGACTGAGGGTTTTAAGAATCAGATCGAAGAAGTAAAAGCATTAGCTAAGAAAGAAGGTCGTACTTTGAAGTATGCGGCCAATGGATTTGTCATTGTACGAGATACAGAAGAAGAGGCTGTTCAAGTACTGCGTGATATTGTATCGAACGCTGATGTTGAAGCCGTTGAAGGATTTGGAGAGGCTGTAAAAGAAGCGGGGCAATCTTCTAAGGAAAAAGAAGGTATGTGGGCAAATTCAACATTCGAAGATCTCGTCCAATACAATGATGGATTTAAGACAGGATTGATCGGGACGCCTGAACAAGTAGCTGACCGCATTATTGAGCTGAAACAACTTGGAGTGGACCTTGTTTTGACAGCCTTTTTACATTATGAAAAAGATTTGAAGGACTTTGGGGAGAAAGTGATACCGCTGGTGAAAGAAAAAGAAACCAGATTGAAGGAAGAAGGAGTGCTTGTTTAG
- a CDS encoding aspartate aminotransferase family protein: protein MSTLQMEMNELYLKQQEKRESNARSYPRRIPIAIEEAEGIYVKDADGRKFIDCLAGAGTLALGHNHPVVIDAIEKVLHDKRPLHTLDLTTPVKEEFVSEVFDSLPEEFAKRAKIQFCGPTGGDAIEAAIKLVKTATGRRSILSFQGGYHGATHGTMALSGNLGPKQNVQGLMPDVHFMPYPYAYRCPFGMGGDDTHKISAKYIENLLYDPESGILPPAAMILEVVQGEGGSIPAPVEWLREIRRITKERNIPLIIDEVQTGIGRTGELFAFQHAGIIPDVVVLSKAIGGSLPLSVVIYDRELDKWAPGAHIGTFRGNQMAMAAGTATLKYIKENNLSQHAKELGEKLMLELTILQNEISEIGDVRGRGLMVGAEIVNPKIPSGQKGTFAANPELASRIQKECFKRGLILEVGGRYGSVIRFLPPLIITEEQLDDVIAIFTDAVRAALK, encoded by the coding sequence ATGAGCACCTTACAAATGGAAATGAACGAACTTTATCTGAAGCAGCAGGAAAAACGGGAATCAAACGCGAGATCCTACCCTAGACGCATACCGATTGCTATAGAAGAAGCTGAAGGAATCTATGTAAAAGATGCAGATGGAAGAAAATTCATAGATTGTCTGGCCGGGGCAGGGACGCTGGCACTTGGGCATAATCATCCGGTTGTGATCGATGCGATTGAAAAAGTGCTACATGACAAGCGTCCATTACATACACTGGATTTAACGACGCCAGTAAAAGAAGAATTCGTAAGTGAAGTGTTTGATAGTTTACCAGAAGAATTCGCGAAACGAGCAAAGATTCAATTTTGCGGACCAACTGGCGGAGATGCGATTGAAGCTGCGATCAAACTCGTAAAAACAGCGACGGGAAGAAGAAGCATTCTATCTTTCCAAGGTGGGTATCACGGAGCAACACATGGAACGATGGCTCTATCCGGTAACTTAGGGCCGAAACAAAATGTTCAAGGGCTAATGCCAGATGTTCACTTCATGCCTTACCCGTATGCATATCGCTGTCCATTTGGGATGGGTGGAGATGACACTCATAAGATCAGTGCCAAATATATCGAAAACCTTTTATATGATCCGGAAAGCGGAATCTTGCCTCCAGCAGCAATGATCTTGGAAGTCGTACAAGGTGAAGGCGGATCCATCCCTGCACCGGTTGAGTGGCTCCGTGAAATACGCAGAATCACGAAAGAGCGCAATATTCCGCTTATTATCGATGAGGTTCAAACAGGTATTGGCCGTACAGGCGAGCTGTTTGCCTTCCAGCATGCAGGCATCATTCCTGATGTTGTTGTTTTATCAAAAGCTATTGGCGGAAGTTTGCCATTATCCGTTGTGATCTATGACCGTGAACTGGATAAATGGGCACCAGGAGCACATATCGGAACGTTCCGTGGTAATCAGATGGCGATGGCCGCTGGTACAGCTACTCTCAAATACATCAAAGAAAACAACTTATCACAGCATGCGAAAGAGCTCGGTGAAAAGCTCATGCTGGAACTAACTATTCTTCAAAATGAAATTTCTGAGATCGGTGATGTCCGCGGACGTGGATTGATGGTTGGGGCAGAAATTGTGAATCCAAAAATCCCGTCGGGGCAAAAAGGAACATTTGCGGCAAATCCTGAACTAGCGAGCCGCATTCAAAAAGAATGCTTTAAAAGAGGCTTGATTTTGGAAGTCGGAGGCAGATATGGAAGTGTCATCAGATTCCTGCCGCCACTTATCATTACTGAAGAACAGCTGGATGATGTGATAGCGATATTTACAGATGCGGTAAGAGCCGCGCTCAAATAG
- a CDS encoding pyridoxal phosphate-dependent decarboxylase family protein, with the protein MNTTDFDRFFLNNSEAGLQSFQHILFESQHLLSQFYKNNTDAFNGKHPHDIEKEILAMPIASKDGDDPLMVLEEVKEKIVKNSIHVSHPTSIGHLHCPPLIPAVAAELIIGVLNQSMDSWDQSSSATYLEERLIQWVSEKLGLPNTADGTFTSGGTQSNYMGLLLARDHFCEKEWSWNVKMEGLPPEAGKMRILCSEDAHFTVKKSAFQLGIGEQAVVTIETDHNKKMNANVLNEEINRLKSEGLYPMCVVATAGTTDFGSIDPIQDIAVITERNGLWLHVDAAYGGALMLSKKHSNKLAGIEQADSITIDFHKQFYQPISCGAFFVKNKENFRYVAHHADYLNPENDEEDGLFHLVSKSVQTTRRFDALKLFMSLRIVGEKNFASMIDYTLHLAEQTVKVMNQKDTFEVCNMHPEINAVVFCYRNDDLEERDNINTFIYKKLLHTGTALVAKTKVKSRVFLKFTLLNPRTTIVDIEDILHSISQFAAEYENRGITQ; encoded by the coding sequence ATGAACACAACTGATTTTGACCGTTTTTTTCTAAATAACAGTGAAGCAGGATTGCAAAGTTTTCAGCACATCCTGTTTGAATCACAGCATTTGCTGAGCCAATTTTATAAAAACAATACAGATGCCTTTAACGGAAAGCATCCACATGACATTGAAAAAGAAATTCTTGCCATGCCTATCGCTTCAAAAGATGGAGATGATCCTCTCATGGTCCTTGAAGAAGTGAAAGAAAAGATCGTTAAAAACAGCATACACGTATCACACCCGACAAGTATAGGGCATCTTCATTGTCCTCCGCTTATTCCAGCAGTTGCAGCTGAGCTGATCATCGGTGTACTAAATCAATCGATGGATTCTTGGGATCAAAGCTCAAGCGCCACGTACCTGGAAGAACGGCTGATCCAGTGGGTGAGCGAAAAACTGGGACTTCCGAATACGGCAGATGGCACATTTACAAGCGGAGGCACACAATCCAACTATATGGGATTACTGTTAGCACGTGACCATTTCTGCGAAAAAGAGTGGAGCTGGAACGTGAAGATGGAAGGTCTTCCGCCTGAAGCAGGCAAGATGCGTATTCTTTGTTCTGAAGATGCTCATTTTACGGTGAAAAAGTCAGCGTTCCAGTTAGGAATAGGTGAACAGGCAGTTGTAACCATCGAAACCGATCACAACAAAAAGATGAATGCCAATGTATTAAATGAAGAAATAAATCGGTTAAAGTCTGAAGGCTTATATCCGATGTGTGTCGTTGCCACAGCGGGAACGACTGATTTCGGGAGCATCGATCCGATTCAGGATATAGCGGTGATAACTGAGAGGAACGGTCTATGGCTGCACGTTGATGCTGCTTATGGAGGGGCATTGATGCTGAGTAAAAAGCATTCGAACAAACTCGCTGGTATTGAACAAGCTGATTCAATCACCATTGATTTTCATAAGCAGTTTTATCAGCCGATCAGCTGCGGTGCATTCTTCGTGAAAAATAAAGAAAACTTCCGTTATGTTGCGCATCATGCTGATTACTTAAATCCTGAAAACGATGAGGAAGACGGACTCTTTCATCTGGTAAGCAAATCGGTTCAGACAACAAGACGATTTGACGCATTAAAACTTTTTATGTCACTTCGAATCGTCGGTGAAAAGAATTTTGCAAGCATGATCGATTATACACTTCACCTTGCGGAACAAACGGTTAAAGTGATGAATCAAAAAGATACATTCGAAGTGTGCAATATGCATCCGGAGATCAATGCCGTTGTATTCTGTTACAGAAATGATGACCTTGAAGAACGGGACAATATTAACACTTTTATTTATAAAAAACTTCTTCATACAGGTACGGCATTGGTTGCAAAAACAAAAGTGAAGAGCCGAGTATTTTTGAAATTTACATTGCTGAATCCGCGAACGACTATCGTGGATATTGAAGATATTCTTCATAGCATTTCTCAATTTGCAGCAGAGTACGAAAACAGGGGGATCACCCAATGA